The genome window GCCGATTGCCTGCTGGGAACGCAATTACAGATGGTAAGGCGTTATTGCGCTATGCCTTGCCCATCAATAACAAAGATATTAGAAACGTCCAAACCAGCCTGGAAGACATTACTACCCAACTGCGAGCCAATCGCCGTTGGGGAGCTATTTCTAGGGATGCGAATAAAGCAGCTTCCATTCTCCAGAAAAATCAAGCCGCTTTACTCGCCAGTATTCCTCCCGACCGCCAGCAGCAAGCCGAGGCTCTGATCGCGGAAATGCAGCAAGAAGCTGTTGATTTACAAGCAGCGGCTGAGTCTAAAGATAAAGAGCAAATTCGCCAGAAACAAGCCGAACTACTCAATCATGTGAGCGAGTTAGAGGAGGCGATGGTACAGGAATTCCCCTTTGAAGTGCCAGCAGAGTACAGTAACTTGCCTCAACTAAAAGGGCGAGCCACAGTAGTTGTGGAAACGAGCAAAGGCCCCCTAACGGTAGTTGTGGACGGCTATAGCGCTCCTGTGACCGCTGGAAATTTTGTTGATCTAGTACAACGGGGCTTCTACGATGGCTTAGAGTTCACCCGTGCTGAAGATTCTTATGTGCTGCAAATTGGAGATCCACCCGGACCAGCGGAAGGTTTTATTGATCCCGCGACTGGCAAGTACCGCGCGGTGCCTCTCGAAGTCTTGGTTCAAGGAGATGATGCCCCCACTTACGGCATTACCTTAGAAGATGCAGGCCGCTATAAAGATTTGCCAGTACTACCCTTCTCAGCTTTTGGGGCTTTAGCTTTAGCTCGCCCCGGTGATGATCCCAATGGCGGATCGTCCCAGTTCTTCTTCTTCCTGTTTGAGCCAGAACTCACACCCGCTGGCTTGAATTTGTTGGATGGTCGGTACTCAATTTTTGGTTACGTGACCGAAGGCAAGGATGTTTTAGACGAACTGAAAGCTGGAGACAAAATCACCTCGGCCAAAGTGATGAAGGGAGCAGAGAATCTGGTCCAGCCTAAGTCTGCTTGAGGACTAGTTATGCTGTGGGTAGAAGAGTTGAGTGAAACAACTTTTCTACCTGTTGCTTGTGTAGCCCTTAGGAACTGCATTTATGGTTCTCATCGAGTTGGTGTTTGCGATCGCTCTGGGTGTTTTTGTGGTGCTCCTGCTGGTCAACTCAATGCAGCGTGAGCAGCAACAGCAACGGCTGAGAAATGCTTTCTACCAACAACTGGGAGCAGGAAACGGCTATATTTCACTGATTCAACTGGTGGCAGCGGCCAAAGTAGATCCAGAATTGGCTCGACAATTTCTAGAGCACCAAGCGCAGGTATTGACCGCTACCCCAGAAGTAGATGCTGACGGTGATACTTTCTATCGCTTTCCCAAACTTCGTCCGAGTGATGCAGCACGCTAATTACTTGCGTCCTTCGTGAAACATCAATTGCTAAACCAGACCCTAGTGCTAGACAACGACCTGTGAGCAACGATTTATCCAGGTTAAAAGTCCAAGATTTAGGAGAACAAGCATTACTGCAACGTTTGCAGCGCTTTTGTCCTGAAGGAATTGTCGGTGATGATGCTGCTGTGCTCCAGACGCACCCACAACTCGATCTGGTGATTACAACGGATGTATTAGTAGACGCGGTACATTTTAGCGTTGGTCTTGCATCTCCAGGTGTTTATACAACTTCTCCAACAGATGTCGGTTGGCGAGCCGCCGCCGCAAATCTCTCAGATTTAGCCGCAATGGGAGCAGCACCGCTGGGCATTACAGTGGGTTTGAGTGCTCCGGGAGAGACGCCTGTCGTCTGGATTGAACAAATTTACCAAGGCTTAACCGCTTGTCTACAGCAATTTAATACTCCAATTGTGGGTGGAGACGTTACGCGATCGCCTATCCTCACCTTAGCTATTACTGCTTTCGGTCAAGTAGCACCGCATCAAGTGATCCGCCGCTCTACCGCACAACCTGGAGATGCGATCGTCGCGACAGGTTGGCATGGTGCTTCTAGAGCAGGTCTAGAACTGCTACTACATCCTGAGGTAGGTCAGGAGCTTAGTGAGAGCGATCGCACCTATCTCATTCAAGCTCACCAACGCCCCAACCCTCGCCTCGACATTCTGCCTTACCTTCTTCCTTCCTCCCCCATTTCTCATCCCTCATCTTTGCTTTCTCCTCCTTCCAGAATCGCTGGCATGGATAGCAGTGATGGTCTTGCCGACGCGATCGTGCAAATTTGTCGGATGAGTAGGGTGGGTGCCAGGGTTGAGCGGAGCCAAATTCCCATTCCGCCCGCTTTAACTCGTTGGGTTAGCTCTGAACAAGCGATGCAATGGGCGTTATATGGGGGAGAAGATTTTGAATTGGTTTTGTGTCTAGAGCAAGCAGTAGCCCAAGCTTTGGTTGAGCAGTTAGAGCTAGGAGCCGCGATTGTGGGGACGATAACTAAGGAGCCTGAAGTTTTACTGATTGACGCTGCGGGGCATGAGCCTGATGAGACACTGGCTCTACAAAAGGGCTTCCAACATTTCTAGGCGCCTAAGCCGAAGTAAGTCAAGACTAAGTTGATAGAGCCGTTGTTTACAATTTCGTGCACTTCCCCAGGTTCCACGGCAATACAAGTGCCTGGTTGCAGCAGATGTTCCTGCCCATCAATTTGAATCACACCTGAGCCAGCTTCGACAAAAAAAACTTCACACATATCCTCATGGGAATGCGCTGTAGCAACTTGCCCCGGAGCAAAGTAGGCCTGAGCAAAGTTGATCAAGTGCGGCAGGTCGTTCAACCGCAGCATTACTTTCTTCTTAATGGCCGGGTTATGAGAAACCTGTTCTTCAGGCAGGTGGTCGAGAGTGGTCAGTTTCATACAGGTTTAATTACTAGTTGCTACAAAAAAGGACGCTCTTGTCGAACGTCCCAGATTTGAATGTAGATAACAGTTGCTTCAGCAGATGGAGTTGCAATCGCTTGGCGAATCGCTGCACCTCTAAACTCTAATTTTAGGTGAGAGCGATCGCGCCAAGTACTGGGCTAGAACGCATCAGCGTCTGTCTAGCCTTGCCATTTTTCACCTACAGTTTCAGCTAGGTCAACCACACGTTGGCTGTAACCCCACTCGTTGTCGTACCAAGCAACAACCTTCACCATGTTGCCGCCCATCACCATCGTCAGCTCAGCATCCACGATGGAAGAAGCATCGGTACCACGGTAGTCAGTGGAAACCAAAGGCAGATCGCTATAAGCCAAAATACCTTTTAGCGCACCCTCAGAGGCAGCCTTCATCACTTCATTGACTTGCTCAGCGATCGTGTTCTTCTCAACTTCTACGACCAAGTCCACAATGGAAACGTTGGGGGTAGGGACACGCAGAGCAATACCGTTGAGTTTACCTTTGAGTTCGGGTAGAACCAGCGCTACCGCTTTAGCCGCACCAGTGGTGGTTGGCACAATGTTC of Trichocoleus sp. FACHB-46 contains these proteins:
- a CDS encoding peptidylprolyl isomerase, translating into MLHLNRSRLTSHQSWLKLGLLAFLLMTLAVSFSPAAWAADRVSRLPAGNAITDGKALLRYALPINNKDIRNVQTSLEDITTQLRANRRWGAISRDANKAASILQKNQAALLASIPPDRQQQAEALIAEMQQEAVDLQAAAESKDKEQIRQKQAELLNHVSELEEAMVQEFPFEVPAEYSNLPQLKGRATVVVETSKGPLTVVVDGYSAPVTAGNFVDLVQRGFYDGLEFTRAEDSYVLQIGDPPGPAEGFIDPATGKYRAVPLEVLVQGDDAPTYGITLEDAGRYKDLPVLPFSAFGALALARPGDDPNGGSSQFFFFLFEPELTPAGLNLLDGRYSIFGYVTEGKDVLDELKAGDKITSAKVMKGAENLVQPKSA
- the thiL gene encoding thiamine-phosphate kinase — its product is MSNDLSRLKVQDLGEQALLQRLQRFCPEGIVGDDAAVLQTHPQLDLVITTDVLVDAVHFSVGLASPGVYTTSPTDVGWRAAAANLSDLAAMGAAPLGITVGLSAPGETPVVWIEQIYQGLTACLQQFNTPIVGGDVTRSPILTLAITAFGQVAPHQVIRRSTAQPGDAIVATGWHGASRAGLELLLHPEVGQELSESDRTYLIQAHQRPNPRLDILPYLLPSSPISHPSSLLSPPSRIAGMDSSDGLADAIVQICRMSRVGARVERSQIPIPPALTRWVSSEQAMQWALYGGEDFELVLCLEQAVAQALVEQLELGAAIVGTITKEPEVLLIDAAGHEPDETLALQKGFQHF
- a CDS encoding cupin domain-containing protein, with amino-acid sequence MKLTTLDHLPEEQVSHNPAIKKKVMLRLNDLPHLINFAQAYFAPGQVATAHSHEDMCEVFFVEAGSGVIQIDGQEHLLQPGTCIAVEPGEVHEIVNNGSINLVLTYFGLGA